One Acropora palmata chromosome 2, jaAcrPala1.3, whole genome shotgun sequence genomic window, GATCCTGTTTGGCCCTCTCTCCCGTCTTCCTCGTCTGTTATGCTCTCATATCTACTGGCTTTATTTATTAGCTTCCTTCCCTTTTTAAACATGGACAGATCTTTTAAGCAGCTATaacaaacataaaaataaaaataaaaaaattgtaaatacATTAAGATATCCACCATATCACCCTATCACGAGCAGACCCCCCCACCCTTCTCCTCCAAAGTAGGATGGGTTTTCCCACCCTCGTTCACGTATTTCGTGCACGCTTTCTAGGGAGCAAACAGGGAACGAAAAatacggttttcaaatgactctcCAAAAAAAATCTAAAGTAATTAATCCGATCATTCACAACAGTAGGAAACAGCACCATGAAATAATCAGAATTCCTGGTAATTATCCGTACCTTACTCAAAGCGCGGGAGAAATCGTGCGTGAAAGTTGCGATTGGTTTTACttcttattggttgaaaaactggcgcgaaatttttaagccaatcactacgAGAGCAATCTTAATCTATCAGTTTTCGAGGAAAGAACCCCAAAAACGgtaacaaatttctagttgctaaagaaactgtggtcctgcgtcggtgggagagtaaAACgggaaaatttggttttatcaaacgagttgataaaagttgaattgccaccgtgaaagatttggaaagctgaagtttcgagcgttaacccttcgtcagagAGAAAAGAGGATTTGTgggttgttgttggttcttatGAGGGCgtggaggagctttgccattggtggaaatatggtgagGTGAATTTGTGGATACATTAATGGAATGAGAggtttttattgaaatgttAGCCAAACGTTTTTAAGGTGTAACCACATTCAATCAAGTTCGGCGCGGGTGTGAAACAGACTTCTTTCAtgatggcgatcaaatttaacattcttttgttttaatgctaataagccttactagcctcgctgccatgacaaaattcaaaagaatatttaaaccaaagtcaggccagtaggtctaattaacataaatacaaaggaataacaaaacacGCCGCTATTTAAGTGGTCTATAAGTTCACTTAaaagggagctttagcaaacacgacgtcgacggaagcaacaacatcaactgaaaatgtaacttcgcttttctgcaatcatttttcaattattcaaagttattatgcttgaaaaatgtgctcaaaccatcctggaattaaattggaacaagcgcttttGACATAAGacgacaaaattgaacatttgtcatcatatgctcacgtcgtccacacaactgcaaatcaggtcatttcacgtcgtagaaagaacgagaacgtcttcaaaatgtcaaaagatgaaaaatgcacgtgcaaagcgtgcaaaaataatgtttttcattgtcaaatatgcaaatttgaggggtttttgttgccgacgtcgtcgtggttgcttaaaaGCTCCCTATAAAGCTGGAATGGTCAGCCTTTTTATCTCTTCGCGGTAGTAATTTGACCCCCTTCAACTCAtctgatatcaaattttcctgTTTCCCTTTCCCTTTGACAAGGCACCTTGGGTTCTTCAGAAAGTAAACCCTTGACAACAAAAGACAGTTTAACTACAATTAGAAGGAGAATGTTGGCCAAAGGAACCAGATTGTTCAAATTCAGTTCAGACCATTTCAACGAGTTATCTCAGTGATAACTGATATTTACTGCCTGACAAtaacccccccccctcccttcCCGCCCCTTTGACGGAACACCAGGAGCCCATGAGATGGAGCCTTTGTTTCCGATACTGTGGATTGGAGTAAACCTTTCCCTGAGTAGATTTCTGTTTAGAACGGATCTCAAGGAACATCTGGCGTAATAACAGCcaaatagccaatcaaagaaaAGCTATGACAATAAATACCTTACGTTGTCTGCTGGGGTGCGTTTCTAGAAAgccccgaaaacttttcggacccgaaaagccattcgtaaaactccgacccacTTAATCTgaaaagctggtcttttcatatgttgtaaagggaataaacattaaaataactgtaaaGGTTCGTTAACACGgaacaccttcgttttgaagatacaaagagaattatgccacccgaaaagttttgggactttcgagaaacgggcttGCCAGCGAAGTTACGGCAAGAGAAGCaagttctaaaaataactctACTCTGGTAAAAGTTGACTCGAGGGATTAATGAAAATAGAGGATCCTACTCGTGGGACCCTGCTGAACACAAATAAACAGGATGATAATAGCCGTGGGTCCGTTTCCAACTAAATAGTTTAAATTAATTCAACTCACAAAGTTAAAGCGAGGGGCAGCAATAGTATGCCAGCAGCCAGGAAAAACACAAACCCAGGAGCATTAAATTTTAGAGATTTCGCGTAGAGTGAGTTCAATAGGAGAGCTCCGAGGTACGTGAATAGAACCTCCATAGATGACGTGGCTGAAAAAAGTGAACctaaaacgaaaacaaaaagaaagatagGCGGTAAGCTTGCTCTCCCGTTGTCATCTTTACTCCCTAAGCATTCACTCGCGCGAGGTCAAAGCACACTCAAAACAACCGTCCTAATGAAGCCGCCCCGGTGCACAACCATGTTACCCAGTGACAGATATGGGCAACTGTCTCATTATACGTCATTTAGAGGGTCCTTTACTGCTTAGGTGTGCGAAAGACACCCGTCGAAGTTTCAGCTCTACAACATGAGAGGTCAGCTGCTGGCCGAGGTCCGCATGGCGCACGTGGAGGTTGatccagaaaaaaatgtaGCTGTATGCTAAATAAAACGACCACTATGGTATGCTATGAGGCCAAAATAACCGTCCATGGTTACCTCTTTCCGTCGAGGTACGACTGTGTGCACTCGGTGGGATGGCTGTGCGCTTTCGTCAAAACCGGGAATCTGATAATTTTACAGCAGCTGTCTCCTGAGTACAACTTAACAactggttcatggttagcgtgCGTGTGAGTCATGGATACACGCAGGAGGTTGCTAAGAATGACGGAAGCACAAGAGTCGCACGACGCGGTAGCCGAGCACGACTCTAATTTCTCGAGTGCTTAGTGACTAATTATCGTTTCATGACATGGACATTATTTGTATCAAATTTCAGTTCTCCCAAACCCATCGAAAGCTTACAGACAGGCATTTCAATGCATTCAATGCGTCATCAGCATGCGTATGTAACATTATGGAACACGCTCTGACGACGTACAGTAAGCAGAGGGTCctgaagggggggggggggggggttccAATGCCATTTCCCAGCCCATATTTTTCCAAATCCCACTTCCCAGTGCTCAAATCCCATTCTGGTCACGATTAAATGGCTTATTGATCTCATTcccattttgacattttttcccCATTCCCAGTGACCAAATCCCAGTCCCAGTGCCCTAAATCCCATTTTCCCAGGGCAACAAAAGGCCAATCCCAGCTCCCATTTTACCCCTTCAGCACCCACTAAGCAAAGTGCTTGACCGAAATCGTGTGACTTTGGTGGCTATGTGATAAAGCGGAATGAGCAAGCTGCACGCACAAGTCCGTTGGTTTCCCTTTCAGAACagtatttttaatttgaggCGTTCTAGGTACGTTGCTGGCACAGGATACGGAAATCCCGATGAAAAAACGACTAATCCTCTACTCAGTGGTACGTTCAAGGTCCCTCCCTCCTAAGCAGCCCTACTCAATCACGCCTCCACACAATAGAACTACTCATTACCTTGGTCATCTGAACTGACAATCTCGGACATCATCGCTCTGATTAAAGGGGCTACAGCTCCACCAAGAATCCCTATCAAGGGACCTAGTATAAAAGATGCATAAAACAAAGCCAGTTTACACTGTGGAGATCAGAAATTTGCAACACAAATCTAATAAAACCAGATACTGTATgtccaggggcctgtttctcaaaagtcacGAAatttttcgggcctatttcgggtgtcACAATTCCCTTCTTTCCGCCGAAGTCCTAGGCCACCAAACTTcccaatcctcttggtttttcttactttaAAGACAGGttaaaaagatcagcttttcaaaacaagcaattgcagtttgacaactggcttttcgggtccgaaaagGTCTCGTgagtttcgagaaacaggctccAGGGTTGCAGGTCACTACAAATTCCCATTTCAGTAAGCATCACAGAGTGTCCCCTTACAAATTGACTAAACTGAAAAATCTACTGTGATGAGGAATGCAGACAGTAAAGGTCATATGAAGAGTTCTCTAGCTAACTCTACTCCTcctgcaaacaaaaacagtaactATACTACTTGCCAAAGTGACAATTAGCCCAAACACAAAGGCTAACCCTAATGCTAAAATCAGATAGCCTACAGTTAGACTAATAGTAGAACTCTTTGAGAGGTTgatcaaaattttgcataaatttaattacttgcaatactggaataataattagtagCACAGAAATCTGATATCCATCACAAAAATTCATCAAGTCCATCATTACACAGGTAGAAGTAATATGAAAATGTGGCCCCGCAGAGGAGGAGAAAAATATCTCAATATTCCCAGCaagattaataatttatttcggCAAAGAAAGCTTCCCATTTATAGCCCTGCCTTCCACACACCCTCTGCCCTACAGTTCCTAATTAGCCCACAAAAATTGAGGCTAGAAGTGGATATGCACTCAAACGCGAAaacatgaataaataaataacggTAAATGAGCTGagtggagtgcaatttggtCTGAAATCAGATGTGCAGTGATTCAAAATTGCACAAgttcaatttgaaataacaAGTATGATTTCAGACAACTCCACTCAGTTCAATTACCACAGTCTATATTACATccgttttcaatttcaatagAAACGTAAATCATTTAGTTTTGGGAACTAAATGTTCTGCAATGTCATTGCTTACAAGCCTTGAATCTGGCCGGTTGTTTTGTTCCTTTCTCATTGGCCGGGGAAAAAGGTGTGATTTAGAGCAGAAAATTGTGTGACCTGGGAATAGATTGCACTACtgagagccaatcagagtgcCAGAATCACCACTGATTTCTAAGAGGATGTACTAAATAAATTAACCAATCTAGACCTCATTTTAAATAGGTCTAAATGGTGCAAATTGCTAATAATTAAAATGACTCGTTAGACTTAATCTGTAAAATGGACACTAAGCCTCATCGTGCATAACTATAACAAGGGTTTGATTATGGTGTGTATTACCTGTGAGTTCCTTCCCAAggtaaaaaaagtaagaacaTATCTCTACTGACAATGCTAACACCTGGTAGACAAACACTGTTCTACTTACTCAAAAAGACCATGAGCAGAGTTCTTGAAAATCCAAAGTATACGAGGAATCCTAGATATGATAGAATGGATATGCGCGCTACATTGACATGAGAAAGACACATTCCAAATGCTTTTATAGTCGCAATACCACCAACACCATAAACAGAATTCTGCAAGGCGGAAAAATATCCCACACGTTCTGGTGAGAAACAGAGTGGGGAATAAAGCAAAAACAGGCTCGAAACTCCACGTATACTCATGATTGGTATGGCGGTGATACCGcagcaaaatgtcaaaatgattaaatttctcttcttaGTGCCCACAGCCTTTTTGTAAACTTTCCAAGAAGACTTCAAGTTATCGAAGCTGAAAAGCTTTGCTCTCTCTTCCTTGGATGGGCATTTTGACTCCGGAACAAGAACAGCTGCATAAATCAGCGCAAAGACTTCACATCCAAATATGAACCAATATGGAGCAGTGAATCCCAGCTTTTCAATCCAAAAGCCACTTGTTAACTGGGCAACCATTCCTCCCACAAACACAATCGCTTCTAAAATACCTGATTTTGGAGAAAACAGAATTTTGGTCaataatttttccaatatttcaaaatcagTAGCCAGTGATGGTGTTTATATAAAGAAGAAATGAGAAGCAGAAAGTGAGCCCATATTTTCTGCCAAAAAAGTtactttttatttgaatttacCCATGATGAAATAAAGTTTTAGGAGAAGAAGGTCAGTCAGCAATAAATTAAGGATTATGAATACTATTTGCATCATTGCTTTGATCAGAGAAACATTATTAGATATCTAGATAAAtacattaaaaatatttcaacaatttcagAGAACATTATAGCACACACGAAATGTGCTATTAAAgactacaaaattaataatatggTGATTATAACAATTACTATTGGTATTATTCAGGTTTGAGGGAACCAACAAACTTCACTGGCTGCAATATACGAATAATAAGAACAAACAAGAGGAGGTGTAACAGCTGAGGCTTTATTCAGTCAAATCTCATGGCCCTGGCATAACTTTATGTGAGAGTCTGTTGAAAATGTGTGCTGGCACTATATACACTGAGGTAGCCTGGTAACTGTaacaatataataataatttttaattattaaaatatatctaataattatttttaattattaaaagctTTTATCAAATATGTTTACAAAATAAGAGTTAGTTATTGTTACTACACTGCCTACTTGAAagtgtattgtttttctttccttgtgaTTATGGGGCAAAgcttttgctaaaaatttcaatcaaaaGTTGGTCTTTGTAcagaaatgtttaaaatttgcTACAACTATGAGCTTACCCAATCTAAATGCAAAATGTCCCCGCTCAGTGGTGTCCGCAATGTAGGCCAAACAGGCCAAGAGAATGGTGGTGTAATATCCACAAACTCCATGGATAAAAGAgccaataaagagacagtacACAGGCAACTTGGCATACATGACAGTAAGTACAACAGCAGCATCCAGTGCACTGCCAAGAAGTGGCATGATCAGAGCAGGGCGTCGGCCCACCTTATCTGTCCAACCACCCATGAAGAGGGTCATCACAATCGATGGAAAGGTAGAAAACATGACAACGCCCAGTTGAACATAAGAAGCAGAAGACTGCACCTGGTATGCGAGATTCAGAATATTACATGGGCCTGCGgggatatggaatttctctttgagtgttcAACTCAATATCAAGTTCAgcacaaaaagagaaattccatatcgccaagcaaccatgtgtcattttgtttattatataaacatcttactaacaagaagaagccAACCTAAAATTATGTTTCAATGTGCCATTATTAAAGCCATAAGCTATCTGTTTATGAAAACAGGAATGGAGTTCTGTTACAATACTTTTTCCTTCAGGCCAGGATTACAGTTTTGTTACTTGAGGAGTCAAAACAGGACCTCTGTATTTCTCACCACAGGTGATGTTGCTGAAGTTTTGTGAGATGCCACTTTGTTTTATGCTTGTCAAAACTGGCATAAACTGACTTATTGCATGTATTTCAGGACAACTTTAGTTTACAGTGCACAAGACAGGTGTTCATAGAGCAcaagaaatgaatgaaaggttagtttctaataATTAAAAGAAACCGTGGTGCATGTCTGTCgagaagtgaaacactaaCATTTGGTATCACACAAattgataagagtcaaatttccaccatgaagAGATAATgtagctgacatttcaagcattagcccttcatcagagcatCAACTTCGCTAAATGACGTAGGGAAGGGCTAACACAAGCAACAATTACAACTTTGTGATCTCTTCACAGTGAAAACTTGACCTTTGCaatcaataatttgtttcatGTCAAAACACACAGTAGAGGACAAGGTTGTAATATTTTCTCCTACACACTGTgacttgtttgtttatttgtttattaacTTTACAACTTCTACATAAGCTGATGTAAAGTTGAGGGCGTGATCAACAGGACACAAAGTCCCATATAAAGATCAGCCTCGAAGgtcagaccacaacactgggaactccgtgccctactcttttctcAACAGTGTGTGGGTTGTTTATAatgtcccacagttatttacaacaagggttgtgagacgggacctccggcttatagtccttaccCAAAAAGACTTGAATTTCtatcaaatttattaattttagtaaCACTTTTTGCATTGACCCAAACagaaacattattattataataattgaagCACACCTTTTTCTCAAGTTTCTCCATTGATTCATTCAAGGAACTTCCGCAACTTGAGGTTTGTTCCTTAAAGTTGTATGGAAAATGATGTTCTTCACTAAGCCGATGGTAGATATATTGCTGGAAAACAGGCAGTGCCATAAACAAGCCATATGCATAAAAGAACATCACTGGTTCCACAGTCAGCAGCTGTCTCCAATTGGTTGCCATAGTGATTCACTATCAAATACAAACCTAAGAATTAGAACACAAAGGGAAATATTTCACAACACATAAACACCTTCAACTACTGggtataaaaagaaaagacctttctcataataataataataacatcatAATATCAGTGTTATCTAGCCAAGTGGATATTTGGGAGACtagcaaatcaaatcaaatcaaatgttagtttttCACAAGAGGGGAAAAGATGAGTGAATTACTGGTACCTGAAGATTAAACCTCTTGGAACAGTGAAGAAAACCTTGTTACAGACTCAACCAGCACACAGCCCCAAGTCAGACTCCTGACCCATGCAGGCCATATTGGTGCTCTTCCCAGTGCAGCCACATTGCTCATACTTTATTAATAGTTACAATATTAGGATCACAGTATCCTCCAGCCTCCCTGGAAAATAGAACCCCATCATTATCCTAACAGAAAACAGAAGAATATTTGAAGGACCCTCCACCTTCCACCTTTCTATTTACCCAAAGAACACTCCTTCTTGATGTTCAATGTggtgaaatgaaattttaggTGAGGTGAAAATCGAAACAATGCTGGTCAGCATCTGCCCCTCAGAATGGTTAAGCGGTAACTATTAGCCTAAATTAGCTTGCTTGTCACACAATCTTCGCTTCAGATATACATGTCAGCATTAAGATAATAACAGTATAACAGCTGTTTATTTCACTTTCGGAATCTTCCCTTCAAGCAAGGATGGGCTTATTTCTGTGGAGAGCCTAAAATGATTGCCgtcaaataaataaacaaataaatatatagatatagagggagagagagagagtttAATTTAAATGTCATCCATCCTACGAGTGCGATCTAAGTGGTCCCATAATAAAAGAAAGCTAGTTTACTGCACAACCTCATTGATCATTTGCTAAAACCGCAATAAATGCATAACCTCATTGATCATTTTCTAAAACCACAATAAATCAAATAAAGATCACGAATGCTTCACGAGAGATAAAAAATTTGATCTGTTTGAAGACATTTCCAACGAGGCCGAGGTGCGGTGTATTGTAACCTAAGTTTGAAACTTGACTCCAAAACATTCTTCCATCGCTTGTACCGCGAAGTCAGTTTACAGATAACAAACGTGACTGGTCACTGGAAACAAGAAGGGAGCAAAAATAACCCcctaaaagaacacgaaaacTCACCTATTATCTGGGACTTTTCACTCTCGTGTATTGACAAAAGCAATGATGAGTCACGCGGAAGCACATGACCGTCAGCTTCAGCAAGTTTTTAGTCACCGCCCACAAAGTGGGGAAGGAATTACTGAGCCCAGTAGGGTAGGGTCCATACGAGGTACTCCGCGTCTTGCACGAAAAGCCGTTTTGGATTTTCTTGGTGGGAGGAGGTGAGGAATGGGGAATTGCTTCCTGGGGCTAACCTCTTCACACAGCCCTatctcccccccccccacccccccagGATTAAAACCTCGCTGGTTCGAACCTTTGCTGTCTCGGTTTTATGTTGCCAGTTGACGATTTTACAAAATCGTTCACCGATTAAACTTTAAATCCTCTAGGATTCAAGTCTCATTCATTACTCTTACTTTCTTCACTACAAGTTTAAATCGTCCACTCATTGCATGCCGGTTCAGTCAGCGCAAAACACACTTGCGCAACAAACTgagattttgtttcttcacaTGGCGTCATGGAAACCATCTTGCAATTGGTAAACAATGTCACACTAACCCTTTGGGATTAAGTGTTTTCGCGAATTCATTGTGATGCTACAGTTACCACTAAAGCCCTGGCCAAACTATCGAACAAAGTTGGATCCAACatccaacattgttggatGTGAATGTTGAGATAGTGGCAAAACACTACCCAACATTGCTCGACCAAACAAGCCACCGGTGCAAGTTGGtgctaaatttaatttgaaaacatggTGCTAACACGCAAACGAAAAAGCCGTTGTAGCGTTTGATTCTCGAGCTGTTAGAGGACCGTCTCAAGCGAGGAAAAACTAGGGAATGGCTAAAAGAACGAGCCTAAAAGAGAGTGTTCCaaactgtaataaaattatcgcTGCAGGATACGCCTGCATTTAAGGAGATCATGCAAATGAGCCCGGATcagttcaaagaaattttgaacgCAACTGAACCGGACATATGCAAACAGAGCACCAAAATGGTCGGTGAACTGATTGTTCCCGTTAAAAGGCGAGCTTTAACGCTCAGATTTCTGGCTACTGGTGAGAGTTTTCGATcccttcattttcaatttaggaTCAGCAGACCTGTAATATCTTATATATATTGTGACGGAAGTGTGTGAAGCGATACCCAAAAAGCTGGGCCCTTCTCATTTAAAAGTGCCTTCGTCTGAGGAAGAACGGTTACAGATCGCAAAACAGTTTGAAGAGAAATGGAACTTTCCTAATTGCCTGGGAGCCATCGACGGGAAACATATTACCCTCCAACCTCCTCCAAACTAGGGAtctcattagggagtttaagatctacgacgcgacgacagcgacaacgccacacattttgcatatttaatgaacaaaaacaaaacctttgcacgcgcttttcacgtgcttttattatttctgtacatttctttcccgttctcgacaaatctgcgacgtgaaaagaccatttctcaagttttaacgagaacgtgaacacagGCGCAAattggaattttctttcctagcctTGACactgcacctctaaattcagttcctcaGTAGTCCTGCTAGCTTTCGAAAGTTACACAAACTGAGATAATGGCGAAAACGATTAACAAGCTTGaccttgcaattttgagcgacgttttcgctaccgtcgcgtcatagatcttaaactccctattattataactataaACACACGCGAGAAGCCTAGGCCTTAATTCGTGATTGGCTAGGAGGGCGAACGTGACCTGCTTGAGGATACAACTTTGTTGGAAGAGCGGCAAAACACTCTATCATTTTTTCGTCCACCAGAATTGTTGGGTGAAATGTTTGACCAAAAGCAAACTCTATCCAACATTTGATCgagcaaaaattattggacaaacatcatccaacatggGCGGCCAAACGGTCTAACAATGTTGAATCGAGCAAAGTTGGAACGTTAAATCCAACTTTGTTCGATAGTTTGGCCAGGGCTTAAGGATGCTAGTCATGTGAGTAACAGAACACATGGAACTCAATCTCGTTCGaaaacacagcaaaatatAGTTGTGGATACACACGACAACTTAAATATTGGGTCGAGTAGCAgattcttttactttttattacaCAGCGCATCGTCGCTGTTCAAACTCTCGCGCCATGTAGAGTCGCCTATACAAGTAATTCATGCGTTGCTCGGTACTAGAAACCCAAAACCTTCAGCTTGGCTAACTGTTTCTAAAGGCCCGtccaaacgctcgcaacattgttggccaacgacttgttggaagttgttggatgaagtttgaccagtttcaaaCTTCATCCAACAACTTCCAACAAGTCGCAACAACACGCAGCAACACACAACATggtgtgcaaacgctcgcaacatgttgggcccaacaatgttgcgtcttgttggccaacaatgttgcgagcgtttgcacgggCCTTAATGAAAACGAGGCACAACGAAGCGAGGGTGTAGCATTTAATAGAGAGAAGTTAATTATACGGAATATCAGTGAAATAAGCCACAATGTAGGATCCAGAATGTTAGAGTTGGACAAATTTACATGAGGCGAGGAAAATTCGAATTGACGTGTTCATCTTACATGTTTTCTGCTATTGTACATAAATACGATTTCCAAGGAGAAAATTAAGCAAAGACAAGCATTAGCCTTCGGTAAGTGCGCAGAGCTAAGATTGGGGAAAACAGTCGTGAAGTGATAGACACTTAAACGTTGTTTTATCGAACCCATTTAAGAAATCAAGACTAACAAGTAGAAGGGGCGCAAAAAAGCACGCGTACTAGGCACAAAAATagcgagcttaagcaaccacgacgacgacggcaacaaaaaccccacaaatttgcatatttgacaatgaaaaacaggatttttgcacgctttgcacgtgcatttgtcatcttttgacattttgaagacgttctcgttctttctatgacgtgaaatgacctgttttgcagttgtgtggacgaagAGAGCATAAgctgacaaatgttcaattttgtcttcttatgttccaagcgctggttccaatttaattccaggatagttagaacacatttttcaagcattatGAGTTTGTATGATTGAAAAATGAtggcagaaacgcgaagtcacattcTCAGATgagacgttctcgctttcgtcgacgtcgtgtttgcttaagctccctaatgggagcttaagcaacgaCGACAACGCAGCCGACAAGAACgttacaaatttgcatattcaaacctgaaaaacagtagtttgGCACGCTTTTCACGTGCGTTTGTCACTTGTACATTTCGCTGTCTTATCATCAACGTGAGCTGAGCTGTTTTGCAGCTTTGTGGACAAGGTGAGGCCTTGAagacaaattttaatttttttttcttctgttctcGAAACCGCTCATACCAATGTAATACCAGGATCGCAAGAACACGTTTTGCAAGTCAAATAAATTGGAATAATCACGAAATGGTTGCAGAAcataaatttacattttcagaaGACGTTTGTCGGCCGTGCCATGCTTAAGCTGCTTGATTATTTAGCAATAGCGTACAGGTCACGATAATCATTTTATATGGTGGTTTTGCCGTTGCTTGAATAAGCTCTTAAAAAGATTACGAGCGCAGTGATTTGAAAACATGATAAATGATTACTCAATTAACTCTACTTCGACTGAGTGTTATAAGTTTTGgctctttttattttcatttgctcaATATCACTGCCACCTTTGCCATGTGCGTGTGGCCTATTGTTTGGATGAGGAAAACGTTCAATTGTATTTTACAGTTTAGTTTCAAGTGGGTTGATCCTCTGTCCAGGCAGAATACTGGAGCGATGCTTGTTGTAATTTTCCCTCCTGCTCAGTAAatctgaaaataaatgaaacaagaaatcTAATTCGAGTGACGTTCACGTCAGGAATGAGCTCGAAATTCGAGAGATCAATCTG contains:
- the LOC141863450 gene encoding proton-coupled folate transporter-like, whose amino-acid sequence is MATNWRQLLTVEPVMFFYAYGLFMALPVFQQYIYHRLSEEHHFPYNFKEQTSSCGSSLNESMEKLEKKVQSSASYVQLGVVMFSTFPSIVMTLFMGGWTDKVGRRPALIMPLLGSALDAAVVLTVMYAKLPVYCLFIGSFIHGVCGYYTTILLACLAYIADTTERGHFAFRLGILEAIVFVGGMVAQLTSGFWIEKLGFTAPYWFIFGCEVFALIYAAVLVPESKCPSKEERAKLFSFDNLKSSWKVYKKAVGTKKRNLIILTFCCGITAIPIMSIRGVSSLFLLYSPLCFSPERVGYFSALQNSVYGVGGIATIKAFGMCLSHVNVARISILSYLGFLVYFGFSRTLLMVFLSPLIGILGGAVAPLIRAMMSEIVSSDDQGSLFSATSSMEVLFTYLGALLLNSLYAKSLKFNAPGFVFFLAAGILLLPLALTFCLKDLSMFKKGRKLINKASRYESITDEEDGREGQTGSPDSPYSDITGDDLHVIPSSEARSV